The Nitrospira tepida genome includes a window with the following:
- the ald gene encoding alanine dehydrogenase, with amino-acid sequence MIIGIPKEIKDHEYRVSLTPDGARTLVGLGHRVLVEPSAGDGSGFPDEEYRKAGAQIARDKAHLFAEAELIVKVKEPLLEECPLFRPQQTLFTYLHLASLPQLTKALLDARVLAIAYETTALADGSLPMLKPMSEIAGRMAVQIGAHYLEGLHGGRGLLLGGVAGVAPAHVVILGAGVVGSAATQIAVGMGARVTVINLDLERLRALDALYRGRIVTLAPNQWAIDQTVLDADLVIGAVLVPGAKAPKLVSRAVVSGMKPGSVIVDVAVDQGGCVETIRPTTHSDPVYKVDGVLHYGVPNMPGIVPRTSTLALTNATLPFIVRLSSEGAERAIRSDPALAKGVNLAYGTVTHRGVAEAHGLRFEPLT; translated from the coding sequence ATGATCATCGGGATACCCAAAGAGATCAAGGACCATGAGTACCGGGTCAGCCTTACGCCGGACGGAGCCAGGACGCTGGTCGGGTTGGGCCATCGAGTGCTGGTGGAACCCTCGGCTGGGGACGGGTCCGGGTTTCCGGACGAAGAGTACCGAAAGGCCGGCGCGCAGATCGCCCGCGACAAGGCGCACCTGTTCGCCGAGGCCGAGTTGATCGTCAAGGTGAAGGAGCCGCTGCTGGAAGAATGTCCCTTGTTCCGTCCGCAACAGACGCTCTTCACCTATCTTCATCTGGCCTCGCTGCCGCAACTGACCAAAGCCTTGCTTGACGCGCGCGTGCTGGCGATCGCCTACGAAACGACGGCCCTGGCCGACGGCAGCCTGCCGATGCTGAAACCGATGAGCGAAATCGCCGGCCGCATGGCCGTGCAGATCGGCGCGCATTACCTGGAGGGGCTCCACGGAGGCCGGGGCCTGTTGCTCGGAGGAGTGGCCGGGGTGGCACCGGCCCATGTCGTGATTTTGGGGGCCGGCGTCGTGGGCAGCGCCGCCACGCAGATTGCCGTGGGAATGGGAGCGAGGGTAACGGTGATTAATCTGGATCTGGAGCGGCTGCGCGCGTTGGATGCCCTCTATCGGGGACGGATTGTCACCTTGGCGCCCAATCAATGGGCGATCGATCAGACCGTGCTGGACGCCGACTTGGTGATCGGAGCCGTCTTGGTGCCGGGAGCCAAGGCGCCCAAGCTGGTCAGCCGCGCCGTGGTCAGCGGGATGAAACCCGGGTCGGTCATCGTCGATGTAGCGGTCGATCAAGGCGGGTGCGTGGAAACGATCCGGCCCACCACCCATTCGGATCCGGTCTACAAGGTTGACGGCGTCCTCCATTATGGCGTCCCGAACATGCCGGGCATTGTGCCGCGAACCTCCACTTTAGCCTTGACCAACGCCACCCTGCCCTTTATAGTCCGCCTTTCCTCGGAGGGAGCGGAACGGGCCATCCGTTCTGATCCAGCCTTGGCCAAGGGTGTGAATCTGGCCTACGGGACGGTCACGCACAGAGGCGTGGCGGAAGCCCACGGTCTCCGATTCGAGCCCTTGACCTAG
- a CDS encoding acylphosphatase, whose amino-acid sequence MSELVRARVLVSGIVQGVAFRAFTQRQALRLNLLGGVRNLDDGRVEAIIEGVRKDVDALIELLRQGPPMARVERVEIEWGAPSGTEQTFQIWY is encoded by the coding sequence ATGAGCGAGTTGGTTCGTGCGCGTGTGCTGGTCAGCGGGATCGTCCAGGGGGTGGCGTTCCGGGCGTTTACGCAGCGTCAGGCCCTTCGCCTGAACCTTCTCGGCGGCGTTCGGAATCTGGACGACGGCCGCGTGGAGGCCATCATCGAAGGCGTGCGGAAGGACGTGGACGCGCTGATCGAGTTGCTGCGGCAGGGGCCGCCCATGGCCAGGGTCGAGAGAGTGGAAATCGAGTGGGGAGCGCCGTCCGGCACTGAGCAGACCTTCCAGATCTGGTACTAA
- a CDS encoding sigma-70 family RNA polymerase sigma factor: MAYGNRKRARAVDADEDAGVGEEESLDGSEPSKGRGRGAGRSEGLDTVKTYLREIRSSTLLDFKQEQELGKRVMAGDEQARTQMIESNLRLVISIGKRYMNRGFPFADIVEEGNLGLIKAVEKFNYKRGFRFSTYASWWIRQFIERAIINQSKLVRLPVHVVERLNRYLGDVEKMVRELGREPTVEEISLRTKLPKEDVEDLKQLIRTTCSLDSPINDRSDTFLRDVIEDPGVVSPADSAEGIQRREELMNWVRQLPDKERMVVISRFGLDGGEAKTLEEIGRELGLTRERVRQIEMAALGKIRAAMERQTIRQDDLL, translated from the coding sequence ATGGCCTATGGAAACCGGAAGCGCGCTCGGGCCGTCGACGCCGACGAGGATGCGGGGGTGGGTGAAGAAGAAAGTCTCGACGGATCGGAGCCCTCCAAGGGACGCGGCCGAGGCGCCGGCCGCTCGGAGGGGTTGGATACCGTCAAGACCTACCTCCGAGAGATCCGCAGCTCCACGTTGCTCGACTTCAAACAGGAACAGGAACTCGGCAAGCGGGTGATGGCCGGCGATGAACAGGCCCGGACCCAGATGATCGAGTCCAATCTGCGCCTGGTGATCAGCATCGGCAAGCGCTACATGAACCGCGGATTTCCCTTCGCCGACATCGTCGAAGAGGGCAATCTCGGGCTGATCAAGGCCGTCGAGAAGTTCAACTACAAGCGCGGGTTCCGCTTCAGCACCTACGCCTCTTGGTGGATTCGCCAGTTCATCGAGCGGGCGATCATCAACCAATCGAAGCTCGTGCGGCTGCCCGTCCATGTCGTCGAACGGCTGAACCGGTACCTCGGAGACGTCGAAAAGATGGTTCGGGAACTCGGACGCGAACCGACGGTCGAGGAGATCTCCCTGCGCACCAAGCTGCCCAAAGAAGACGTGGAGGATCTCAAGCAGTTGATCCGGACCACCTGTTCGCTCGACAGCCCCATCAACGACCGCAGCGATACGTTCCTCCGGGACGTGATCGAAGACCCCGGGGTGGTGTCGCCGGCGGACAGCGCGGAGGGGATTCAGCGACGGGAAGAACTCATGAACTGGGTCCGCCAACTGCCGGACAAGGAACGGATGGTCGTCATCTCGCGTTTTGGACTTGATGGAGGGGAGGCAAAAACGTTAGAAGAGATCGGCCGCGAACTGGGGTTGACCCGCGAGCGGGTCCGCCAGATTGAAATGGCGGCGCTGGGGAAGATCCGGGCGGCGATGGAGCGGCAGACCATCAGGCAGGATGACCTCCTGTAG
- a CDS encoding adenine phosphoribosyltransferase gives MNYKALIREVPDFPKPGILFYDITTLLKDAEAFRAILADIQRRFDRDHVTKVVGIESRGFIMGGALATQLKAGFVPVRRPGKLPADTFEVKYDLEYGSNSLAIHRDAIVPGERVLIVDDLLATGGTAEATVHLVEQLGGRVAGLGFLVELEFLKGRERLQGYNLFAAVTYP, from the coding sequence GTGAACTATAAAGCGCTGATCCGGGAAGTCCCGGATTTCCCCAAGCCCGGCATCCTGTTCTACGACATCACGACCCTCCTGAAAGACGCGGAGGCCTTTCGGGCCATCCTGGCCGATATCCAGCGCCGATTCGATCGCGATCACGTCACCAAAGTCGTCGGCATCGAGTCCCGGGGGTTTATCATGGGCGGCGCTCTGGCGACACAACTCAAGGCGGGGTTTGTGCCGGTCCGGCGACCGGGCAAGCTGCCGGCCGATACCTTCGAAGTGAAGTACGATCTCGAATATGGGTCGAACTCGCTGGCCATCCATCGGGACGCGATCGTGCCGGGCGAACGTGTGTTGATTGTGGATGATCTGCTGGCGACGGGCGGCACCGCTGAGGCGACGGTGCATCTGGTGGAGCAACTTGGGGGCCGGGTCGCCGGATTGGGATTTCTGGTTGAGCTTGAGTTTCTCAAGGGGCGGGAGCGGTTGCAGGGGTACAACCTGTTCGCCGCGGTGACCTATCCATAA
- a CDS encoding TraR/DksA family transcriptional regulator produces the protein MAAKAQPKKQVAEKAKQPVKTMSKTKPISPMKDSNSSKEPAGAAALPVEPEPEAKPKRPAMLTPDQQERYDSLHRMLMAKRQEILKEIGGSFGQSVTEDQQQRLESAKDVGDQALMDLEREVGISLMEMRNRKRQLIDEALGRLRDGLYGICAECGVEISERRLAVMPFAKLCVECQARQELLERIEKEEERD, from the coding sequence ATGGCGGCGAAAGCGCAACCCAAAAAGCAGGTCGCTGAGAAGGCCAAGCAGCCGGTCAAGACCATGAGCAAAACCAAACCCATATCCCCGATGAAAGATTCGAACAGCAGCAAAGAGCCGGCAGGGGCCGCGGCGCTTCCGGTCGAACCGGAGCCCGAAGCCAAGCCGAAGCGGCCGGCGATGCTGACGCCGGACCAGCAGGAACGGTACGACTCGCTGCACCGCATGTTGATGGCCAAGCGGCAGGAGATTCTCAAGGAAATCGGCGGCAGCTTCGGACAGTCGGTGACGGAAGATCAGCAGCAGCGGTTGGAATCGGCCAAGGATGTCGGCGATCAGGCCCTCATGGATCTCGAGCGGGAAGTCGGGATTTCCCTGATGGAGATGCGCAATCGCAAGCGCCAATTGATCGACGAAGCCTTAGGGCGGTTGCGCGACGGATTATACGGCATCTGCGCCGAGTGCGGTGTGGAAATCAGCGAGCGGCGATTGGCGGTGATGCCGTTTGCGAAGCTCTGCGTGGAATGTCAGGCGCGGCAAGAGTTGTTGGAGCGAATTGAAAAGGAAGAGGAGCGGGACTAG
- the queC gene encoding 7-cyano-7-deazaguanine synthase QueC, with amino-acid sequence MKAVVLASGGLDSTVAAALAKREGHELFFLTVQYGQRHEVEVERALAIGRALGVSDHRIVQVDLRSIGGSALTGDVPVPKGRSAADRAAAIPVTYVPARNSLFLSLAVGYAETIGARRVYIGANVVDYSGYPDCRPEFLRAFETTARLGTRAGVEGQGIEICAPLLHKSKAEIVRLGMAHQAPLHLTHSCYDPAPDGTACGRCDSCQIRLAGFEAAGFTDPITYAGREESV; translated from the coding sequence ATGAAAGCCGTGGTGCTTGCGAGCGGCGGACTGGATTCCACGGTTGCCGCGGCCCTTGCCAAGCGCGAGGGGCACGAACTGTTTTTTCTCACGGTGCAATACGGACAGCGCCACGAGGTCGAAGTCGAGCGGGCCTTGGCCATCGGGCGGGCGCTGGGGGTGTCCGATCACCGGATTGTCCAGGTCGATCTCCGCTCGATCGGCGGCTCCGCCCTGACCGGCGACGTGCCGGTGCCGAAAGGACGGTCCGCGGCGGATCGAGCGGCGGCTATTCCGGTCACCTACGTGCCGGCGCGCAACAGCCTGTTCCTGTCTCTGGCCGTGGGCTATGCCGAAACAATCGGCGCCCGGCGTGTCTACATCGGCGCCAACGTGGTGGACTATTCCGGCTATCCGGATTGCCGGCCTGAATTCTTGCGCGCGTTTGAGACGACGGCCCGCCTGGGCACCAGGGCCGGCGTGGAAGGGCAAGGGATCGAGATTTGCGCCCCGTTGCTCCACAAGTCCAAAGCCGAGATCGTCCGGCTCGGCATGGCCCACCAGGCTCCTTTGCACCTGACGCACAGTTGCTACGATCCCGCTCCCGACGGGACGGCCTGTGGCCGATGCGACAGTTGCCAGATTCGCCTGGCAGGATTCGAGGCGGCGGGGTTCACCGATCCCATTACCTACGCCGGACGCGAGGAGTCAGTATGA
- a CDS encoding c-type cytochrome, whose protein sequence is MIQPTSRAIRRRLRQCGVLGFGIVAGLVGLLASGSCANQEAGTTPADVLKGEGLFKANCLRCHGERGTGTTQGPPLVHKIYEPNHHADVAFQRAAANGVRAHHWQFGDMPKIDGVTPQDVAEIIRYVRWLQRQAGIY, encoded by the coding sequence GTGATCCAACCGACATCAAGAGCGATCCGGCGGCGCTTGCGGCAATGCGGCGTCCTCGGATTTGGGATTGTGGCGGGACTGGTCGGCCTGCTGGCGAGCGGGTCCTGTGCCAATCAGGAGGCCGGGACAACTCCGGCCGATGTGCTCAAGGGCGAAGGGCTCTTCAAAGCGAACTGTCTCCGCTGTCACGGAGAGCGGGGCACCGGCACAACCCAGGGGCCGCCGCTGGTCCATAAGATCTACGAGCCGAACCATCACGCCGACGTGGCCTTTCAACGCGCGGCCGCCAACGGGGTCCGGGCGCATCATTGGCAGTTCGGGGATATGCCCAAGATTGACGGGGTGACGCCTCAGGATGTGGCGGAGATCATCCGATACGTCCGATGGCTGCAACGGCAGGCGGGGATTTATTGA
- a CDS encoding SPFH domain-containing protein, with protein MRNGIQAGVFTAAMLGVMTLTAGCALVAIDAGHEGVMVEKPFFFGHGGVDPDPVKTGRQAVALTTQVIDVDVRPIQYSEHFDIISSENAPVSFDAFMIANVIEGRSPDLISRFGPNWYVNNVKEAFRTMVREEVQKYPLFQLTTDPTTRTKLQEAIAQQLRVNLLEKQNIPVRLNRVVVGSILPPKGVLEQTAQTIIQEQRRITMIEFQKAEEAREKAEKQRGIADRAYREALGLTAPEFVDLRRIEVQKEIVQHSPSALTVIMGLERMGINLPPLGAEK; from the coding sequence ATGCGGAACGGTATTCAGGCCGGTGTCTTCACGGCCGCCATGCTGGGCGTGATGACCCTCACCGCGGGTTGTGCCCTGGTGGCGATCGACGCGGGGCACGAAGGGGTCATGGTCGAAAAGCCATTCTTCTTCGGACATGGGGGAGTCGATCCCGACCCAGTCAAGACGGGCCGCCAGGCGGTGGCGCTCACGACGCAGGTGATCGATGTGGATGTGCGCCCGATCCAATACTCCGAGCACTTCGACATCATCTCGTCGGAAAACGCGCCCGTCTCGTTTGACGCCTTCATGATCGCCAACGTGATCGAAGGACGGTCGCCTGATTTGATCAGCCGCTTCGGGCCGAACTGGTATGTCAACAACGTGAAGGAGGCCTTCCGGACGATGGTTCGGGAGGAGGTCCAAAAGTATCCGTTGTTTCAGTTGACCACCGATCCCACGACCCGCACGAAATTGCAGGAAGCCATCGCGCAGCAGTTGCGCGTGAACCTGCTGGAGAAGCAGAACATCCCGGTTCGCCTCAACCGAGTCGTCGTCGGCAGCATCCTGCCGCCCAAGGGCGTACTGGAACAGACCGCCCAAACAATCATTCAGGAACAGCGCCGGATCACGATGATCGAATTTCAGAAGGCCGAAGAGGCCCGGGAGAAGGCGGAAAAACAGCGGGGAATTGCGGACCGCGCCTATCGGGAAGCGCTGGGGCTCACTGCCCCGGAATTTGTGGATCTGCGCCGCATCGAGGTCCAGAAGGAGATCGTGCAACATTCGCCGTCGGCTCTGACCGTCATCATGGGGTTGGAGCGGATGGGGATCAACTTGCCTCCCTTGGGAGCGGAGAAATAA
- a CDS encoding DUF72 domain-containing protein — translation MRSTIRLPVSADFNKQDRADPSDGPGRPPIGDALVRFGTSSWAYEGWQGLIYHRPYAKSRFSRECLSEYAAFQHEDRPLFDTVGIDHTFYRPATSSQLASYAAQVPPTFHFCLKVWEELTIPAFARLPRYGSKAGSRNPRFLDADLFRDVVYEPARQGLGETLGVFLFEFQRTGLTVEELLRRLEPFLNRLPPGPRYAIEIRNPAVLGPRYRDLLAAYGVAHVYNHWSLMPDLASQHRSLGGRFSAPFIVARLMTPLGLAHAEAVERFAPYNRLVLPQPRMRQDTVALIRQARSEHRTAYVLVNNRAEGNAPMTIRQLVTLLKS, via the coding sequence ATGCGATCAACGATACGCCTGCCCGTGAGCGCCGATTTCAACAAGCAGGACAGAGCCGATCCTTCCGATGGTCCCGGCCGTCCCCCTATTGGCGACGCCCTGGTTCGCTTCGGAACCAGCTCATGGGCCTATGAAGGCTGGCAAGGCCTGATCTACCATCGCCCCTATGCCAAGAGCCGCTTCAGCCGGGAGTGCCTCTCCGAATACGCCGCCTTTCAGCATGAGGACCGCCCCCTGTTCGACACGGTCGGGATCGATCATACCTTTTATCGTCCGGCAACGTCTTCCCAATTAGCATCTTATGCCGCCCAGGTCCCGCCGACCTTCCACTTCTGCCTCAAGGTCTGGGAAGAGCTGACGATCCCTGCCTTTGCGCGGCTTCCCCGTTACGGAAGCAAGGCGGGAAGCCGAAACCCTCGATTCCTCGATGCGGATCTCTTTCGAGATGTAGTCTATGAGCCGGCGCGACAGGGCCTCGGTGAAACCCTAGGGGTCTTTCTCTTTGAATTCCAGCGGACCGGCCTGACCGTCGAGGAGTTGCTCCGCCGACTAGAGCCGTTTCTGAATCGCCTTCCGCCTGGCCCCCGGTACGCGATCGAGATCCGCAATCCGGCCGTCCTTGGCCCTCGCTACCGGGATCTGCTCGCGGCCTACGGCGTCGCCCATGTCTACAACCACTGGTCCCTCATGCCGGACCTGGCGTCACAGCATCGGTCTCTCGGCGGCCGGTTCTCCGCCCCGTTCATCGTTGCCAGACTCATGACCCCCTTGGGCCTGGCCCACGCGGAGGCGGTCGAGCGATTCGCCCCCTACAATCGGCTGGTTCTGCCTCAGCCGCGGATGAGGCAGGACACGGTGGCCCTGATCCGGCAGGCCCGGTCCGAACATCGGACGGCCTATGTGCTAGTCAACAATCGCGCGGAGGGCAACGCTCCCATGACGATCCGGCAACTTGTCACGCTGCTCAAGTCCTGA
- the malQ gene encoding 4-alpha-glucanotransferase, whose translation MTDHHEPDCLTELLGHYGIADHYYDVWGQHHVVSEETKRAVLEAMGVPAGSPEHLTRSWEAVRFRPWRRICDPVVIVQAGQPSVTCAVRVPSEEGLDGEWTLAWSLRDEAGRTVADDRAGPGLAPVDTQSIEGTRHIQFQLDIPLAVPLGYHDLSVVATVGSRSIQGHTLLIVTPSGCYTSGAFQDGGRVWGLWTQLYALRSQRNWGFGDFTDFEALVRWAAADLGAEAIGVNPLHALKNRRPHHISPYSPNSRVYLNELYVDVERVPEFASSPGAQRLVASDELRSRIEACRKSDWVDYEGVQAAKWAVFEQLFHTFDATHFLETEGARRACTGRGEAFERYCREQGESLERYATYAALSEHFQRLSPPIWVWRKWPAEYQHPDNDAVRAFAERHRDRIRLHQYMQWVAEEQLAEVSRVAADLGMPVGLYHDLALGNDPSGAEGWLLQDVLAMEADCGCPPDAFAMQGQNWGFPPFNPVALREQAYRPFIRLVRQNLSRGGALRIDHVMGLFRLFWIPRGRPASAGTYVHYPFDDLLGILALESVRAKTVVVGEDLGTVPDWVREKLEAVNILSYRVFYFEREADGSWKQPSDYPVRSLAVTTTHDLPTWLGFWTGEDLETRAKLGLFPTEEARRQAWEERERDKTKILEALARASTLSESPDRVEASRAVQAERLLEPVHRFLARSSSCLALASLDDWLREVSQVNLPGTVDQYPNWSRKLSVPLEAMKGERLVRRLAQVMREERPPRRPDDAEPGIGTDPPSRPTTP comes from the coding sequence ATGACCGACCATCACGAACCCGATTGCCTCACCGAACTGCTCGGCCATTATGGCATCGCCGATCACTATTACGATGTCTGGGGGCAACACCATGTCGTTTCGGAGGAGACCAAGCGGGCGGTGCTGGAGGCCATGGGCGTGCCGGCCGGCTCTCCCGAGCACCTGACCCGGTCTTGGGAGGCGGTGAGGTTCCGGCCGTGGCGGCGGATCTGTGATCCTGTCGTCATCGTCCAGGCCGGGCAACCCTCCGTCACCTGTGCGGTGCGGGTTCCTTCCGAAGAGGGCCTGGATGGCGAATGGACTCTCGCCTGGTCCCTCCGCGACGAAGCAGGCCGGACAGTTGCCGACGACCGCGCCGGTCCCGGATTGGCCCCTGTCGATACGCAATCCATCGAGGGGACCCGCCATATTCAGTTTCAACTCGACATCCCGTTGGCCGTGCCCCTTGGATACCATGACCTGTCGGTGGTGGCGACCGTTGGGTCCCGGAGCATCCAAGGCCATACGCTCCTGATCGTGACGCCGTCCGGCTGCTACACGTCCGGCGCCTTTCAAGACGGCGGACGTGTCTGGGGCCTGTGGACCCAACTCTATGCGCTCAGGTCGCAGCGCAATTGGGGATTCGGCGATTTCACCGACTTTGAGGCCTTGGTCCGCTGGGCCGCGGCCGATCTCGGTGCCGAGGCGATCGGAGTCAACCCTCTTCATGCGCTCAAGAATCGGCGTCCCCACCATATCAGTCCCTACTCGCCGAACAGCCGGGTGTACCTGAACGAACTCTATGTCGATGTGGAGCGGGTGCCCGAATTCGCCTCGAGCCCGGGGGCCCAGCGTCTGGTGGCGAGCGATGAATTGCGGTCCCGCATCGAGGCCTGTCGAAAATCGGACTGGGTGGACTACGAAGGGGTGCAGGCCGCGAAATGGGCGGTGTTTGAGCAGCTTTTTCACACGTTCGACGCGACGCATTTCCTCGAAACAGAGGGAGCGCGGAGGGCCTGTACCGGTCGCGGCGAAGCCTTCGAGCGCTATTGCCGGGAACAGGGAGAATCGCTTGAGCGATACGCCACCTACGCCGCCCTGTCCGAGCACTTTCAACGGTTGTCGCCTCCCATCTGGGTCTGGCGCAAATGGCCCGCCGAGTATCAGCATCCCGACAATGACGCGGTCCGGGCCTTCGCCGAGCGTCACCGGGATCGAATCCGGCTCCACCAATACATGCAATGGGTGGCCGAGGAACAGTTGGCCGAGGTCTCCCGTGTGGCGGCGGATCTTGGGATGCCGGTCGGCCTATACCATGACCTGGCGCTGGGCAACGATCCGAGCGGGGCGGAAGGTTGGCTGCTCCAGGATGTCCTGGCCATGGAGGCCGACTGCGGCTGTCCTCCCGACGCCTTTGCCATGCAGGGACAAAATTGGGGCTTTCCTCCGTTCAACCCGGTGGCCTTGCGCGAGCAGGCCTATCGACCCTTTATCCGGTTGGTGCGGCAGAACCTCTCCCGCGGTGGGGCCTTGCGGATCGACCATGTGATGGGGTTGTTTCGGCTCTTCTGGATTCCACGGGGGCGGCCGGCGTCGGCCGGCACCTATGTGCACTATCCGTTCGACGATCTGCTCGGCATCCTGGCTTTGGAAAGCGTGCGGGCGAAGACCGTGGTGGTCGGGGAGGATCTCGGGACCGTGCCGGACTGGGTACGCGAGAAGCTTGAGGCGGTCAACATCCTCTCGTACCGGGTCTTCTATTTTGAGCGGGAAGCGGACGGATCATGGAAACAGCCGAGCGACTATCCGGTCCGATCCCTGGCGGTGACGACGACCCACGATCTGCCGACGTGGCTGGGGTTTTGGACCGGAGAAGATCTCGAGACGCGGGCGAAGCTCGGGTTGTTTCCGACGGAGGAGGCACGGCGACAGGCGTGGGAAGAACGGGAGCGGGACAAGACGAAAATCCTGGAGGCCCTGGCCCGCGCCTCCACGCTTTCCGAATCGCCGGACCGCGTCGAAGCCTCCCGCGCGGTTCAGGCCGAGCGACTCTTGGAGCCGGTCCATCGGTTCCTGGCCCGTTCTTCGTCCTGTCTGGCGCTGGCCAGCCTGGACGACTGGCTCAGGGAAGTCTCCCAGGTGAACCTGCCGGGGACGGTCGATCAGTACCCCAACTGGTCGCGCAAGCTCTCGGTTCCCCTTGAAGCCATGAAGGGCGAACGCCTGGTGCGCAGGCTCGCGCAGGTCATGCGCGAGGAGCGGCCGCCTCGCCGTCCCGATGATGCGGAGCCAGGGATCGGCACTGACCCTCCATCACGGCCCACGACACCATGA
- a CDS encoding sensor histidine kinase has product MTNRNRIVLVIAALLFVTVVVVETLVPANVVGAYAFVLPILLVASTRNRKLLYLTLVFCIIATYIGLMRPTKPGRFVSAVINRTLVVCVLGGVAYLGLTWEERKAREEAARAALALQTENLLKAHAQLAEVKDALNRAERLAAVGQLVASVAHEVGTPLHSIAWHVRALREEAALTPDMAKRLDTVESQINRVVLIIQDLLSTTRQRKPNPAWTPALQLLHSVAALMEPTYVTKGVKLSVTCRPESLVLWADPEQMQQVLVNLLSNALAATPSGGEVLLSAEQQAVDPIEAEEWQRIREEVPGNVAVLSVDDNGCGMPPEHVRQTVEPFFTTKEIGKGSGLGLFLSREIVKAHGGRLSIHSEVGKGTKVLIALPMEDRADRAA; this is encoded by the coding sequence ATGACCAACCGCAACCGGATCGTCCTGGTCATCGCCGCCTTGCTGTTTGTCACTGTGGTGGTGGTCGAGACGCTCGTGCCGGCCAATGTCGTCGGGGCCTATGCTTTTGTGCTGCCGATCCTGCTGGTCGCCTCCACCCGCAACCGCAAATTGCTCTACCTCACCTTGGTCTTCTGCATCATCGCGACCTATATCGGGCTGATGCGGCCGACAAAGCCGGGCCGCTTCGTATCCGCCGTCATCAACCGAACCCTGGTGGTCTGTGTGCTTGGAGGGGTCGCCTATCTGGGGCTGACATGGGAGGAACGGAAGGCCAGGGAGGAAGCGGCCAGGGCGGCCCTGGCCCTGCAAACGGAAAATCTCCTCAAGGCCCATGCGCAGTTGGCCGAGGTGAAGGATGCCTTGAACCGGGCGGAGCGGTTGGCGGCCGTCGGGCAACTCGTGGCCTCCGTGGCCCATGAAGTCGGTACGCCGCTTCATTCCATCGCCTGGCATGTGCGCGCGCTCCGCGAGGAGGCTGCCTTGACGCCGGACATGGCCAAGCGCCTCGACACGGTCGAATCCCAAATCAATCGGGTCGTGCTGATCATTCAGGACCTGCTCAGCACCACCAGGCAGCGCAAGCCCAATCCGGCCTGGACGCCAGCGCTCCAATTGCTCCACTCCGTGGCGGCTCTGATGGAGCCGACCTATGTGACCAAAGGCGTGAAGCTGTCCGTGACCTGCCGGCCCGAGAGCCTGGTTCTTTGGGCCGATCCGGAGCAGATGCAACAGGTGCTGGTCAATCTGTTGTCCAACGCCCTGGCGGCCACGCCGTCGGGCGGCGAAGTGCTGTTGTCCGCGGAACAGCAGGCCGTGGATCCGATCGAAGCGGAAGAGTGGCAACGGATTCGAGAAGAGGTGCCGGGGAACGTGGCCGTCCTGTCGGTGGACGACAACGGGTGCGGGATGCCGCCCGAGCATGTCAGGCAAACGGTCGAGCCGTTCTTCACGACCAAAGAGATCGGAAAGGGCAGCGGGCTCGGCCTGTTTCTCAGCCGGGAAATCGTCAAGGCGCATGGGGGGAGGCTCTCAATCCACAGCGAAGTCGGCAAGGGCACGAAGGTGCTCATTGCGCTGCCGATGGAGGATCGAGCGGATCGAGCCGCGTAG